The Pseudodesulfovibrio sp. zrk46 genome contains a region encoding:
- a CDS encoding tetratricopeptide repeat protein: MTQEEAKTNKAEQDANMPEDVTIPKDVKREKISGVFSTQTVAKVGTGTTSRKTIQKAYWFAEQPEMDDDAVPVVAVQPLNRNNIPSGPKEQVPLPDFLERFSPEVEFYQQEVFPRMKELDSTVKRAEEQRDQGALYSAEFEYNAALTVDENNVRANFGLGLTFMERGEPEKAADLFERIVGLDAAFDPEHKHLFNEFGINLRKSQLLDQAVDYYTRALEMAPHDENLFYNIARAYFERGDKEDCVTNLQKALEINPYFEEAKAFLAYMEKQEG; encoded by the coding sequence GTGACCCAAGAAGAAGCCAAGACGAACAAAGCCGAGCAAGACGCCAACATGCCTGAAGATGTGACTATTCCCAAGGACGTGAAGCGCGAAAAAATCTCCGGCGTGTTCTCCACCCAGACCGTCGCCAAGGTCGGTACCGGAACGACATCCAGAAAGACCATCCAGAAGGCCTACTGGTTTGCCGAGCAGCCTGAGATGGATGATGACGCCGTGCCGGTTGTTGCTGTCCAGCCCCTGAACCGGAACAACATCCCGTCCGGTCCCAAGGAGCAGGTGCCGCTTCCCGATTTCCTGGAGCGGTTCAGTCCTGAAGTGGAATTCTATCAGCAGGAAGTCTTCCCCCGCATGAAAGAGTTGGACTCTACCGTCAAGCGTGCCGAGGAACAGCGCGATCAGGGTGCGCTCTATTCAGCGGAATTCGAATACAACGCCGCGCTGACCGTGGACGAGAACAATGTCCGCGCCAACTTCGGATTGGGCCTGACCTTCATGGAACGCGGTGAGCCGGAAAAGGCCGCCGACCTGTTTGAGCGCATCGTCGGGCTGGATGCCGCGTTCGATCCCGAGCACAAGCACCTTTTCAACGAGTTCGGCATCAATCTGCGCAAGTCCCAGCTGCTGGATCAGGCCGTGGACTACTACACCCGTGCTCTAGAGATGGCCCCGCATGACGAGAACCTCTTCTACAACATCGCCCGCGCCTACTTCGAGCGGGGCGACAAGGAGGACTGTGTGACCAATCTGCAGAAGGCGCTTGAGATCAATCCCTATTTCGAGGAAGCCAAGGCCTTCCTCGCCTACATGGAAAAGCAGGAAGGCTAA
- a CDS encoding ATP-binding cassette domain-containing protein, protein MSLALERLSFAYEGGPIILDDASLVIEQGTYCLVRGPSGAGKSTLLRLLCLLEEPQSGHVVINGTATDAMVPAQLRRNVAYVQQMPTLLPGTVRENLLLPFSFKSNEGLLQPTDEVLLSYLSSFLLDCITLETRADTLSVGQSQRVCLIRSLLLEPEVILMDEPTASLDADSARVVLDKAAELAASGMTVIMISHSEVTPPGVTHTIRINAGKLEYAS, encoded by the coding sequence ATGTCCCTCGCGCTGGAGCGGCTTTCCTTTGCTTACGAAGGCGGCCCCATCATTCTCGATGACGCTTCGCTCGTCATTGAGCAGGGTACCTATTGTCTCGTTCGTGGTCCGTCCGGTGCGGGCAAGTCCACACTGCTGCGCCTGCTCTGTCTGCTGGAGGAGCCCCAGTCCGGCCACGTCGTGATCAATGGTACGGCCACGGACGCCATGGTTCCGGCCCAGCTTCGTCGTAATGTTGCCTATGTGCAGCAGATGCCGACCCTGCTTCCCGGCACTGTTCGCGAGAATCTGCTCCTGCCGTTTTCCTTCAAGTCCAACGAGGGTCTGCTACAGCCGACAGACGAGGTCCTGCTCAGCTATCTGTCGTCGTTTTTGCTGGACTGTATTACTCTGGAGACTCGCGCCGACACTCTGTCCGTGGGCCAGTCCCAGCGCGTCTGTCTCATTCGCAGTCTGCTTTTGGAGCCGGAGGTCATCCTCATGGACGAGCCCACCGCCTCCCTTGATGCGGACAGCGCCAGGGTCGTCCTCGACAAGGCCGCCGAGCTGGCCGCTTCCGGCATGACCGTGATCATGATTTCCCATTCCGAGGTCACGCCTCCCGGTGTAACCCACACCATCCGCATCAATGCCGGAAAACTGGAGTATGCATCATGA
- the fetB gene encoding iron export ABC transporter permease subunit FetB: MTAQPIIEIGPLQLSLCLGFVLLAGGASVYHKLGLGKDLLVGTIRTFAQLFIMGYVLKFIFDVHYMWLVLGMFTFMVAAAVHIIRGRVSERSVPFVIPTFISMLLSYTLVSYLVTAVIVGAKPWWTPQYFIPLAGMIVGNSMTAISISLERLFSDLKSRRAEVEMRLALGADYREASQDILRGAIKAGMIPSINSLMAVGLVSLPGMMTGQILSGTDPLIAIRYQIVVMLMIVAATSLGALLVTGLVRRKCFSEVQRLVVR; encoded by the coding sequence ATGACCGCCCAGCCCATCATCGAGATCGGACCGCTCCAGCTTTCCCTCTGTCTCGGCTTTGTGCTGTTGGCTGGTGGCGCTTCCGTTTATCACAAGCTCGGTCTTGGCAAGGATTTGCTTGTCGGCACCATCCGCACTTTTGCCCAGTTGTTCATCATGGGCTACGTGCTCAAGTTCATTTTCGATGTTCATTACATGTGGCTCGTGCTCGGCATGTTCACCTTTATGGTGGCCGCGGCTGTCCATATCATCAGGGGCCGAGTCTCCGAGCGTTCCGTCCCGTTCGTCATTCCCACATTCATTTCCATGCTTCTGTCCTACACGCTGGTTTCCTATTTGGTCACTGCCGTCATTGTGGGGGCCAAGCCGTGGTGGACGCCGCAGTATTTCATTCCCCTTGCCGGGATGATCGTGGGTAATTCCATGACCGCCATTTCCATTTCCCTTGAGCGGCTTTTTTCTGATCTGAAGTCTCGTCGCGCCGAGGTGGAGATGCGATTGGCGTTGGGTGCCGATTACCGCGAGGCGTCGCAGGATATTCTGCGTGGCGCGATCAAGGCGGGCATGATCCCGTCCATCAACTCGCTCATGGCCGTGGGGTTGGTTTCCCTGCCGGGGATGATGACCGGTCAGATATTGTCGGGGACTGATCCGTTGATCGCCATTCGCTATCAGATTGTCGTGATGTTGATGATTGTGGCGGCGACGTCGCTGGGGGCGTTGTTGGTGACGGGGTTGGTGAGGAGGAAGTGTTTTTCTGAGGTTCAACGACTTGTTGTTCGATAA
- a CDS encoding RsmG family class I SAM-dependent methyltransferase, with product MPQTKPTSQEVIKVANELGRPVSATEADSLAGYLDQLIKWNKKMNLVGPSHWRDVFETLMVDSLYLADFLSGLKLNDAPLSLDLGAGAGLPGIPLRALWHDGSYWLVEVREKRSLFMRSVLGRLKLADTNVFHGKAEDALDRLAESGNAATADLILSKAFMPWPKLLDFVTPMLHPTGVLVILSNDPAPNEDELPEGWTLGDVAAYPAAGKEHYFWSLRKN from the coding sequence ATGCCGCAGACAAAACCTACATCACAAGAAGTCATCAAGGTCGCCAATGAACTTGGCCGTCCCGTATCCGCCACCGAGGCCGATTCCCTCGCGGGTTATCTCGATCAGCTCATCAAGTGGAACAAGAAGATGAACCTCGTCGGCCCGTCCCACTGGCGCGACGTATTCGAAACCCTCATGGTCGACTCCCTCTATCTCGCCGATTTTCTCTCCGGCCTGAAGCTCAACGACGCGCCCCTCTCCCTCGATCTCGGCGCTGGCGCAGGCCTCCCCGGCATCCCGCTCCGCGCCCTCTGGCACGACGGCTCCTACTGGCTTGTCGAAGTGCGCGAGAAACGCTCCCTGTTCATGCGCTCGGTCCTCGGCCGTCTTAAACTCGCCGACACCAACGTTTTTCACGGCAAGGCAGAAGATGCCCTCGACCGCCTCGCCGAGTCCGGCAACGCCGCCACCGCCGACCTCATCCTCTCCAAGGCCTTCATGCCCTGGCCCAAGCTGCTCGATTTCGTCACCCCTATGCTCCATCCCACCGGCGTGCTCGTCATCCTGTCCAACGACCCCGCCCCCAACGAAGACGAACTCCCCGAAGGCTGGACCCTCGGCGACGTGGCCGCCTACCCCGCAGCCGGCAAAGAACACTATTTCTGGTCACTGAGAAAGAACTAA